Proteins found in one Pocillopora verrucosa isolate sample1 chromosome 12, ASM3666991v2, whole genome shotgun sequence genomic segment:
- the LOC131786421 gene encoding S-methyl-5'-thioadenosine phosphorylase-like, whose translation MGKIKIGIIGGTGLSDPDILKEGKEKQVSTPFGEPSDALVVGKISGVECVLLARHGKKHTVMPTNINYRANIWALKEEGCTHVVVTTACGSLREEYKPGDLVFPDQFIDRTTKRVSTFYDGKEGSPSGICHMPMHEPYCRHVREILGEVAKELNVSHHSSGTNVVVEGPRFSSKAESKMFQMWGGDIINMTAVPEVVLANEAGLCYAAIAMVTDYDCWRDDHEPVSVESVMAIFKSNVENVKKLLLAVIPRIAAKEWDDIIEQRQAATTSNTMQHGT comes from the exons ATGGGAAAGATAAAG ATTGGAATCATCGGTGGCACTGGCCTGAGTGATCctgatattttaaaagaaggaaaagaaaaacaagtttcaACACCATTTGGAGAG ccCTCAGATGCCTTAGTTGTTGGTAAAATATCTGGAGTGGAGTGTGTTTTGTTAGCAAG GCATGGTAAGAAACACACTGTCATGCCAACAAATATCAACTATCGGGCAAACATTTGGGCTCTGAAGGAGGAGGGCTGCACTCATGTTGTTGTCACTACAGCATGTGGATCTTTAAGAGAGGAATATAAACCTGGAGATCTGGTGTTTCCAGATCAGTTCATTGATCGGACCACTAAAAGAGTTTCTACATTTTATGATGGTAAAGAAGGAAGCCCATCTGGAATCTGTCACATGCCCATGCATGAACCTTATTGTCGTCATGTTAGAGAG ATTCTTGGTGAAGTTGCCAAAGAATTGAATGTAAGTCATCACAGCTCAGGAACCAATGTTGTTGTTGAAGGTCCTCGCTTCTCATCTAAAGCtgaaagcaaaatgtttcaaatgtGGGGAGGAGACATCATTAATATGACAGCTGTTCCAGAAGTAGTCCTGGCTAATGAAGCTGGTCTTTGCTATGCTGCTATTGCTATGGTTACTGACTATGACTGTTGGAGAGATGATCATGAACCA GTAAGTGTGGAATCAGTAATGGCGATCTTTAAATCCAATgtggaaaatgtcaaaaagCTTCTGTTAGCAGTAATTCCTCGCATTGCTGCAAAAGAATGGGATGACATCATTGAACAACGACAG GCTGCAACCACAAGCAACACTATGCAACATGGAACCTGA
- the LOC131786426 gene encoding ELAV-like protein 1-B has translation MTEIPTNGIVDAKEKKNVIVNYIPPHITEAYLQNMFITCGKIIGCKLMRDKTNGVSLGYAFVNYNTEAEAARAIEMFDGHQLDNKKIRVSYARPSSEEIKNANLYISGLPKAIGESDLKTWFAVYGTIISSKILLLESGESRGVGFIRYDKRAEAQAAIDALNGVTVAPGSTLAVKFANPPKGISSAQLQSVSMLPANEVLRPELNLGGVGPIHHGTTNNRFSPLGAVRNSSNYFTNQTNNQNHQSPAHQNSKNNCHCIFVYGLPISEEDIANELLLYKLFSPHGAIFSVSVKKGTGYAFVNMIRYDEALRAVTNLNGYFVQQHNTHLQVSFKKCKP, from the coding sequence ATGACGGAAATCCCTACAAACGGAATCGTCGAcgcgaaagaaaagaaaaatgtaatcgTGAACTATATCCCACCTCATATAACGGAAGCTTATTTGCAGAACATGTTCATTACTTGTGGAAAGATTATAGGTTGTAAACTCATGAGGGACAAGACTAACGGAGTTAGCCTTGGCTATGCTTTTGTGAACTACAACACTGAGGCTGAAGCGGCGAGAGCCATAGAAATGTTTGACGGACATCAACttgacaacaagaaaataagAGTAAGTTATGCCCGGCCATCTTCAGAGGAGATTAAAAATGCGAACTTGTACATCAGTGGATTACCTAAAGCTATCGGTGAGAGCGACCTAAAAACGTGGTTTGCTGTTTATGGAACAATCATTTCttcgaaaattttgttgttagaaaGCGGTGAAAGTCGTGGTGTAGGATTTATTCGCTATGACAAAAGGGCAGAAGCCCAGGCAGCCATTGATGCACTGAATGGTGTCACCGTGGCACCTGGCTCTACCCTTGCTGTGAAGTTTGCAAACCCTCCCAAAGGTATTTCTTCAGCCCAGTTACAGTCTGTCTCAATGTTACCTGCGAACGAAGTTTTAAGACCAGAACTGAATCTCGGAGGAGTCGGTCCCATTCATCATGGGACGACAAACAATCGGTTCTCTCCACTAGGAGCCGTTCGTAATTCTTCAAACTATTTCACAAATCAAACGAACAATCAAAATCATCAGAGTCCTGCACATCAAAATTCTAAAAACAATTGTCACTGCATATTCGTATATGGTTTGCCGATTTCAGAGGAGGACATCGCCAATGAATTGTTGCTCTACAAACTTTTTTCCCCACACGGAGCCATTTTTTCGGTGTCTGTCAAGAAGGGCACCGGATATGCCTTTGTCAATATGATAAGGTACGATGAGGCCTTACGAGCAGTTACGAACTTAAATGGATACTTCGTTCAACAACATAATACACATCTTCAAGtgtcttttaaaaaatgcaaaccttGA
- the LOC131786417 gene encoding dynein light chain Tctex-type 5-like — translation MENVKKNSLTTKNPRKKATFFLTSDERTFTEPSNELKETSEQDRAKGKFASVARTVLLANRAFPQTRKPTRVNSVLVHNQSETQSVKFATTAPAPANSVDDTMSAFYGERLLRENTYKMEPDDLFLSGKARVIIHNVLEEHLKSKMYTADDSKRWSVEISEEIKRKIKAEEPLERYKFVCVVWIGQQLGQGIHITSRCLWNAHFDNFARDTFRNDHLFAEASVFAVFVE, via the coding sequence ATGGAGAACGTAAAAAAGAACTCTTTGACAACGAAGAATCCTCGGAAAAAGGCCACTTTCTTTTTGACTTCGGACGAAAGAACATTCACGGAACCTAGCAACGAGCTGAAGGAAACCAGTGAACAAGATAGAGCTAAGGGTAAATTTGCTTCAGTAGCGCGCACTGTTTTACTGGCAAACCGAGCTTTCCCACAGACACGAAAACCTACTCGAGTCAATTCTGTCTTGGTTCACAATCAGTCAGAAACGCAATCGGTAAAATTTGCAACCACTGCTCCAGCTCCAGCTAATTCTGTTGACGACACCATGTCGGCCTTTTACGGAGAGAGATTATTGAGGGAAAACACATACAAAATGGAACCTGATGACTTGTTCTTGAGTGGAAAGGCTCGTGTTATCATTCACAATGTGTTGGAAGAACATTTAAAAAGTAAGATGTACACTGCTGATGACAGCAAGAGATGGTCAGTGGAGATTAGCGAGGAAATtaaaaggaagataaaagcCGAGGAGCCTTTGGAGAGATATAAGTTTGTATGTGTGGTATGGATTGGTCAGCAGTTAGGCCAAGGTATTCATATCACCAGTAGATGCTTGTGGAATGCCCATTTTGATAACTTTGCCCGAGACACTTTTAGAAATGATCATCTTTTCGCGGAAGCTTCAGTATTCGCTGTTTTTGTGGAATGA
- the LOC131786442 gene encoding dynein light chain Tctex-type 5: MSGEVAAHSRNSSLGGGPSMIGMIRARKLAVKIKKRAQFLVADRTRRENAGRTAVIHWDFPRNFRRDEPTTRLNVPSGRSPPSSRSPSVSSRYGYTHPSQTPKNSYRLEPVSRFSEPKVKEVIEDVLDQNLHGQTYEAVFCKEMTKKLSDTIKQRVKILGFSRYKFICIVHMGQVHNQGMRIGSRCLWDQKFDNVAEGYFRNGDLFAVATVFGVYCE, translated from the coding sequence ATGAGTGGTGAAGTTGCGGCACATTCAAGAAACTCCTCACTTGGGGGAGGGCCATCAATGATAGGAATGATAAGGGCCAGGAAACTCgccgtaaaaattaaaaagcgaGCCCAGTTTTTAGTAGCTGATAGAACACGACGGGAAAACGCGGGAAGGACAGCTGTCATTCACTGGGATTTCCCAAGAAATTTCCGCCGTGATGAGCCGACAACGAGACTAAACGTTCCAAGTGGCAGATCCCCACCGTCTTCGCGTTCTCCCAGTGTATCGTCACGTTATGGTTACACACACCCAAGTCAAACGCCAAAAAACAGTTACCGACTAGAACCGGTTAGCCGTTTCTCCGAGCCAAAAGTCAAAGAAGTTATCGAAGACGTGTTAGATCAAAATCTTCACGGCCAAACCTATGAGGCAGTATTTTGTAAGGAAATGACCAAAAAACTGTCTGATACAATAAAACAACGAGTCAAGATCCTAGGATTTTCACGGTACAAGTTTATTTGTATTGTACACATGGGACAGGTTCATAACCAAGGAATGCGAATCGGCAGTCGATGTCTTTGGGATCAGAAATTTGACAATGTCGCTGAGGGATACTTTAGGAATGGCGACCTATTTGCAGTTGCTACGGTTTTCGGTGTGTACTGTGAGTAA